The sequence CATCCGCGATGCACCGGGCAAAGGATGGGCGTTCCATCAGCCGGTCACGTAGCGCGTGGACATGGCGATATTTGCGATCAATCGGATGGGTCCAGTGCGCATAAAACAGGGCGGGTCCCGCCGCACAATCGGCAAGACTGAAATCCTCACCCGCAGCCCAAGTGCGATCAGCCATCCTGTCATTAAGCCAGCCATAGGATGTTTCAAGCAGGTCAATCGCCTTGTTAACCCCATAAGCATCCCGGTCCTTTGCATCACGCAGAACGTCGAATACGACAGTCATTTGCGGGGTTGAGATGTAATTGTCAAAGAACCGGTCCATAAAGCGTGCTTCAAGCGCCAGGGCCCGATCGCGCGGCACAAGGTCATGCCCGCTGTTATGATGCAGGTCGATATGTTCGATGATGATGCTGCTTTCCATGATGGTATGGCCGCTATCGATGATGACCGGCATGCGTTTGAGACGCCAGATTTCCTCAAACTCCGCCATGATTTCCGGGTCTTCGAAGTCAATCTTGCGCAGGTCGTGGTCAACGCTGTGTTCGTGAAACGCGATCAAGGCCTTTTGGCAATAGGCAGAAAAGTGATGGCCATAGAATGTGATGGGCATGGTGGCCTCCCGTTATGATGAAAACTGATTGCATAATGCAACCAGTTGCCTTTTAACAAAACCGATCCTATTTTGCAACCAGTGTGAAAAAGGATGCTTTGGGAATGGATCAGCACCGTTCGGGATGCCCTATTAATCTGACATTGGAAGTTCTTGGTGATCGCTGGAGCCTGATCGTCATTCGCGACGTGATGTTTGGCAATCGCCGCCATTTCCGCGAACTGCTTGGCCAGTCTGAAGAAGGCATTGCCTCAAACATCCTTTCGACCCGTTTGAAACGACTGGTCGCAGAAGGTTTGTTGTTCAAATCTCCTGATCCAAGCCACGCGCAAAAATCGATCTATAGCCTGAGTGAACCGGCAATCGAGCTTGTCCCGCTTTTGGTGCAAATGGGGGCGTGGGGAAGGCGGCATACGCCGGTGTCAAAGGAACTGTCGATCCGTGCCCAATTGCTCGAAGATGGCGGAACAATCATGTGGCAGCGTTTCATGGATGAGCTGCGCCATATCCATCTTGGTGCGCCCAAACCGGCCAAATCAGTCCTTGAAGAACTTCAAGATGCCTATCTGCGCGTGGTGGCCGAAGAAGCCGCCTCATCCTGAACGCAGATAAAAGAAAAGGGTGCCGAGGCACCCTGATCTGAAGTCATCAAAATCGGCGTTCGTCTGTGCTTAGTGCACGGTCGGTGCGTTCGGGGCGGCGGGCAAATCGAACGTGAACCTGTCCTGATCCTTGAGCTCCTCATTGGCGGCCCGTTTGACCAGTTCGGCGGCGAGGATCAGCGATGTTTCAATCGCCCATTTAAGCTGTTCTACCGCACCCTCGTTCCCGGCATTAAGCGCCTCTGGCAGGATGCGTTCTTGCAGGAATTTGGCGACACCGGCAAAGGCGCGCGCGGCACTTTCGCAGTTGTTGCGTTCGACCATGAAGCGACCGCTTTGTTCAATCGCATCGGCAATCCCGGCCAGATGGCCCATCATGATGCGAATTTCGGCGTCATCGGTTTCCGTCTTTTTTGCGACGAACCGCAGGATACCGGCGTAAAAGCCATAATCAGAAGCCATCTGAACCACGCTTTCCTTGATCTTTGGTCTCAAAACGATTTGCGCCGTTTTAGACAATTCACCCGCCGTGGTATAGTCCCCGATAACAGATAATTGTGACCGCCTGAATGGGCGGCGATAACAAGGGCGTTTGCGTCGATGCTTCAGGGCGGACTGATCTTTATTGTTGCCATGACCTATATCGGGTTGTTGTTTGCCATTGCCCATTATGGCGACAAATATGCCGACAAGTGGCGCGCATCCAGATTAAAGCCGACGATCTATGCCCTGTCGATGGCGGTCTATTGCACAAGCTGGACCTTCTTTGGCTCGGTGGGCTCTGCGGCCACCGGGGGATGGGCGTTTCTGCCGATCTATATCGGGCCGATTTTGGTGATGATTTTCGGTTTTGGCATCATGACCAAGATCGCCCGCGTCTGTCACAAGCAAAACATTACCTCTATTGCCGATTTCCTGGGTTCGCGCTATGGCAAAAGCCAAAGTCTGGCCGCCCTTGTTGCGCTGATCGCGGTGGTTGGCGTGCTGGCCTATATTTCGCTTCAGCTCAAAGCGGTATCGATGTCGTTTGATGTGCTGATCGGCGATCTCGGCCAACAGGTTGTTCGCCATTCCGAAGGCCATTTTTCCAAGGATACGGCGTTTTATGTCACCATCCTGATGGCGGTGTTCGCCATCCTGTTTGGCGTGCGTTATATCCACGCATCCGAACATCATGACGGCCTGATTCTGGCGGTGGCGTTTGAAAGCCTGATCAAGCTTGCAGCCCTTTTGATGGTCGGTTTTTTTGTCGTTTACGGGATGTTTGACGGATTTGTCGATATCAATCAACGCGCCCTGTCTGATCCGACCGTGCGGCAGATGTTTATTCCCGATACCTGGCTGACATCAAACTTCTTTATCGCCACCATGCTGGCAGGCTTTGCCATTTTCTGTCTGCCGCGGCAGTTCCATGTCACCTTTGTTGAAAATGATGACAGCCGCAATCTGACCAGCGCGCGCTGGCTGTTTCCGGCCTATCTGGTTGCGATCAACATCTTTGTCGTGCCGATTGCGATTGCCGGTCTGTTCATGTTTAGCCATAACCCGGCGGTTAATCCCGATACCTTTGTTCTGACCTTGCCGTTGCTGGGCGGGCAGAACTGGTTGGCGGTATTTGCCTTTATCGGTGGTTTGTCGGCCAGTACCGGGATGGTGATTGTGTCCTGCGTCGCGGTTTCGACCATGGTCTGTAACGATCTGGTCATGCCGCTTTTGCTGCGTTCTGAACGGCTCCAGAAACGGATGTCTGGCGATGTCAGTCAGGTGTTGTTGAAAATTCGCCGGGCCGCCATCATTGCCATCCTGTTTCTGGCCTATGGTTTCTATCGGTTTTTGGCGGAAAACTATGCGCTGGCCGATATCGGGATGCTGTCCTTTGCCGCCATGGCGCAGTTCGGCCCGGCGGTTCTCGCCGCGATCTATCTTAAAAACATCAACCGGACGGGGGTGCGGCTTGGCCTGACGTCGGGCTTTGTTCTATGGGCCTATACGCTTCTGATGCCGGCCTTTGTGCAGGGCGGGTTGTTGCCATCATCGCTCCTGACCGACGGGCCGTTTGGCATTGGTATTCTGAACCCGCAGGCCCTTTTGGGGGTGGGGATCGAAGATCATCTGACCCACGGTGTTGTCTGGTCACTTGGTGTGAACTTCGTTTTGATGTTTGTCGGCTCGGCCGTTGGGGTGCAGGGTGTCACCCAACGCCGTCAGGCGCAGGTCTTTGTCGATGTCTGGCGCAAGGATACACGCGCGCGCAACGATACCTGGCCGGGTCGGGTGACGCTGGGCGATCTCGAAGATCTGGCGGCAAGGTTCCTTGGCAAGCATTGGGCACAGCGCGCCTTTCGCAATTATCTGCAATCGCGTGATGGCGAAACCAAGCGATCCGATCTTGCCGATGTTGATGCCGCGAACTTTACCGAACATCTGCTGTCTGGCGCCGTCGGGGCCGCATCCTCCCGCGTGGTGATGGCATTGTTGCTGCCCGATAAGGCGGTATCACGCCGCGATGCGATGGAGCTGCTCGATGAAGCGTCCGAGGCCATCAAGTTCAACCGCGACCTTCTGCTCAACACGCTTGAAAACATCTCGCAAGGGGTCGGGGTGTTTGACCAGAACCTGCGCCTTGCCACATGGAACCACCGTTTCATTGATTTGCTTGGCATTTCGACCAGCGACATTCAGGTGACATTGCCGCTGTCGGAGCTTGTCCATATCTGCCGCGATAACGGCAATCGCGCGGTCGATATTGATATTCTGCTGGGGCGCAATGCCGCCCCGCAGATGCGCCGTTTGCCACATACTTATGAGCGCAAGCGTGCCGATGGCATGGTGCTTGAAGTTCGCACCAACCCGATGCCCGATGGCGGCTTTGTCGCTACCATTGCCGACATCACAGCCCGTGTCCGCACCGAAGAAGCCCTTAGGGATAGCGAACGCAACATCCGGATTTACACCGATAATATTCCGGTGATGATTGCCTATGCCGATAAAAATCAGCGCCTGCGCTTTACCAACCGCCCCTATGAGCGGATGTTTGGCCTGCGCCGGGTTGAGGCCCATGGCATGTCCGTCCGCGAAGCCGTGGGCGAGGAACGCTATGTCCATCTCGCCCCGATGATCGATCTTGTATTGCAGGGTTATCGCCAGAGTTTCGAGATCGAATTTCCCGCGATTACCCGCAACCGCAATGACGAACGCGCCACCCTTGGCGTGCGCGAAGGCCGCTATGCCGAAGGCACCTATATCCCGCACTTTGACGAAACCGGTGAAGTGCTGGGCTATTTCTGTATCTATCACGACATTACCGAACGCAAGATCGCCGAACAGGCGCTTAAGGAAGCCAACGAAGGCCTTGAGGCGCGCGTGACCGAACGAACGCACGCGCTTGAGGTACTTAATTCCGAGCTTTCAGACGCCAAGGAGCAGGCCG is a genomic window of Thalassospira sp. ER-Se-21-Dark containing:
- a CDS encoding helix-turn-helix domain-containing protein encodes the protein MDQHRSGCPINLTLEVLGDRWSLIVIRDVMFGNRRHFRELLGQSEEGIASNILSTRLKRLVAEGLLFKSPDPSHAQKSIYSLSEPAIELVPLLVQMGAWGRRHTPVSKELSIRAQLLEDGGTIMWQRFMDELRHIHLGAPKPAKSVLEELQDAYLRVVAEEAASS
- a CDS encoding glutathione S-transferase family protein; the encoded protein is MPITFYGHHFSAYCQKALIAFHEHSVDHDLRKIDFEDPEIMAEFEEIWRLKRMPVIIDSGHTIMESSIIIEHIDLHHNSGHDLVPRDRALALEARFMDRFFDNYISTPQMTVVFDVLRDAKDRDAYGVNKAIDLLETSYGWLNDRMADRTWAAGEDFSLADCAAGPALFYAHWTHPIDRKYRHVHALRDRLMERPSFARCIADAKPYRHLFPLEVEHMD
- a CDS encoding NahK/ErcS family hybrid sensor histidine kinase/response regulator, whose product is MLQGGLIFIVAMTYIGLLFAIAHYGDKYADKWRASRLKPTIYALSMAVYCTSWTFFGSVGSAATGGWAFLPIYIGPILVMIFGFGIMTKIARVCHKQNITSIADFLGSRYGKSQSLAALVALIAVVGVLAYISLQLKAVSMSFDVLIGDLGQQVVRHSEGHFSKDTAFYVTILMAVFAILFGVRYIHASEHHDGLILAVAFESLIKLAALLMVGFFVVYGMFDGFVDINQRALSDPTVRQMFIPDTWLTSNFFIATMLAGFAIFCLPRQFHVTFVENDDSRNLTSARWLFPAYLVAINIFVVPIAIAGLFMFSHNPAVNPDTFVLTLPLLGGQNWLAVFAFIGGLSASTGMVIVSCVAVSTMVCNDLVMPLLLRSERLQKRMSGDVSQVLLKIRRAAIIAILFLAYGFYRFLAENYALADIGMLSFAAMAQFGPAVLAAIYLKNINRTGVRLGLTSGFVLWAYTLLMPAFVQGGLLPSSLLTDGPFGIGILNPQALLGVGIEDHLTHGVVWSLGVNFVLMFVGSAVGVQGVTQRRQAQVFVDVWRKDTRARNDTWPGRVTLGDLEDLAARFLGKHWAQRAFRNYLQSRDGETKRSDLADVDAANFTEHLLSGAVGAASSRVVMALLLPDKAVSRRDAMELLDEASEAIKFNRDLLLNTLENISQGVGVFDQNLRLATWNHRFIDLLGISTSDIQVTLPLSELVHICRDNGNRAVDIDILLGRNAAPQMRRLPHTYERKRADGMVLEVRTNPMPDGGFVATIADITARVRTEEALRDSERNIRIYTDNIPVMIAYADKNQRLRFTNRPYERMFGLRRVEAHGMSVREAVGEERYVHLAPMIDLVLQGYRQSFEIEFPAITRNRNDERATLGVREGRYAEGTYIPHFDETGEVLGYFCIYHDITERKIAEQALKEANEGLEARVTERTHALEVLNSELSDAKEQAETANDTKTRFFAAASHDLLQPLNAARLFTVALGGKQGLAEDVLDLVGKVDLSLKGVEELLNELLDICKLDAGAMQPTVRDFAINDVLGALETEFGPIAENAGLTFKVHKRDLWVRSDSRLLRRILQNFISNAMRYTRTGGAVVGCRVRGDKLRLEVWDSGPGIPEDKLKIIFREFHRLEGPETTDVKGLGLGLAIVDRLGKSLGHPVSVRSRPGRGTVFSVEVPLGVADTAAPPKPKRRMAGELGGLRVLCLDNEPAILDGMRAMLENWDCVVVTAQSGRAAEDALTKTIDGRPPFSPDIILADYHLDSGQTGLDVLIRLRDVHGVNVPGVIITADRSSDTADLIAAQGYSLLNKPLRPAKLRALMTRALNRLGSDAAE